The Cylindrospermopsis curvispora GIHE-G1 genome contains a region encoding:
- a CDS encoding M1 family metallopeptidase, with translation MLQFHFDTDKKRYKSFELPGAKPHYNPDKPGQVEHIFLNLSLDISNQTCFGDCSISLLPIRNHIDRLVLDAVNLKIKSVLINEVEQKFEHDGKKLYIYLSEATQCGKRLLLAIAYSVEKPQRGIYFIQPNKYYPHKPTQVWTQGEDEDSRYWFPCFDYPGQLSTSEIRIRVPKPLMAISNGELIDTLEDGNHQIYHWVQKQVHPTYLMTLAVSDFSEIKQAWRDKTISYYVEKGREADAERSLSKTPRMVEFLSQSYGYIYPYAKYAQVCVDDFIFGGMENTSTTLLTDRCLLDERSLLDNRNTESLVVHELAHQWFGDLLVIKHWSHAWIKEGMASYSEVMWTEHEYGLEEAAYYRLLEARSYLNEDSHRYRRPMVTHVYREAIELYDRHIYEKGSCVYHMIRAELGEELFWQAIHTFVKDYAHQTVETIDLLRSIEKATGRNLSFLFDQYVYRGGHPDFKITYSWDGDANLAKLTVTQTQASDERDLFDLKIPIGFGYRAEKSLLKTFTVRINEREQSFYFPLGEKPDFISFDVGNNFLKTVVLEYPLPELKAQLECDPHPVSRIYAAEALAKKGGWEVVQALSNALQNDPFWGVRAEVAKNLAEVKLDQVFDSLVSGLGDTSPFVRVAVVESLSQIKTYSSYQAVKELVEKGDQSYYVEAAACQSLGLISATNLDENIDEDTTINLLASVLQSRAGWNEIVRSGAIAGLSQFKTSEAALNLVLEYSKLGVSQALRLSAIKALGKISLGQSPTNLERILGQLGEIAKETFFLTQIAVISALGKMETPKAIGILQSLADQTSDGRVRRYAQEEIPKVQKHIGPEKSLRHMREELDQLKQQNQELKSRLENLEAKSKTVGKQE, from the coding sequence ATGTTGCAATTCCATTTTGATACAGACAAAAAAAGATACAAATCTTTCGAACTACCAGGAGCTAAACCACATTATAATCCTGATAAGCCAGGACAAGTAGAGCATATTTTTCTAAATTTGAGTTTAGACATTTCCAACCAGACTTGTTTTGGTGATTGTAGTATTAGTCTATTACCAATACGAAATCACATTGATAGATTAGTATTGGATGCTGTTAATCTGAAAATAAAATCTGTCTTAATCAATGAAGTTGAGCAGAAGTTTGAACATGATGGAAAAAAGCTTTATATTTACTTGTCTGAAGCCACCCAGTGTGGTAAAAGGTTGTTACTGGCGATCGCCTACTCAGTAGAAAAGCCCCAAAGAGGAATTTACTTTATCCAACCGAACAAATACTACCCCCATAAACCAACTCAGGTATGGACTCAAGGTGAAGACGAAGATTCCCGTTACTGGTTTCCCTGTTTTGATTATCCAGGACAATTATCCACCTCAGAAATTCGTATTCGTGTGCCCAAACCTCTGATGGCAATTTCCAATGGTGAGTTAATTGATACATTAGAGGATGGAAATCATCAAATTTATCACTGGGTACAAAAACAAGTACATCCAACCTATTTAATGACCTTAGCCGTCAGTGATTTTTCGGAGATAAAGCAGGCGTGGCGAGATAAAACTATCAGTTATTACGTAGAGAAAGGGAGAGAAGCAGATGCTGAACGCAGCTTAAGCAAAACTCCTCGCATGGTAGAATTTTTAAGTCAGAGCTATGGTTATATTTACCCCTATGCCAAATATGCTCAAGTTTGCGTGGATGACTTCATTTTTGGGGGGATGGAAAACACTTCTACCACCCTGCTAACAGATCGGTGCTTGTTAGATGAAAGATCCCTCTTAGACAACCGCAATACAGAAAGTTTAGTTGTCCATGAACTGGCGCACCAATGGTTTGGTGACTTATTAGTCATTAAACACTGGTCCCATGCTTGGATTAAGGAAGGGATGGCCTCCTATTCCGAAGTGATGTGGACAGAGCATGAATACGGACTGGAGGAAGCAGCTTACTATCGCTTGTTAGAAGCACGTAGTTATTTAAATGAGGACAGTCATCGTTATCGTCGTCCCATGGTAACTCATGTTTATCGAGAAGCGATAGAACTGTATGATCGCCATATTTATGAAAAAGGTTCCTGTGTTTATCACATGATTCGCGCAGAGCTGGGGGAAGAACTATTTTGGCAAGCCATTCACACCTTTGTTAAAGATTATGCCCACCAAACCGTAGAAACCATAGATTTATTGCGGTCCATAGAAAAAGCCACAGGGAGAAATTTGAGTTTCCTATTTGACCAATACGTTTATCGTGGTGGTCATCCAGATTTTAAAATTACTTACTCTTGGGATGGAGATGCTAACCTAGCAAAACTCACAGTAACTCAAACTCAAGCTAGTGATGAAAGAGATTTATTTGATCTCAAGATTCCCATTGGTTTTGGTTATAGAGCGGAAAAATCCCTCCTGAAAACTTTTACCGTGCGGATTAATGAACGAGAACAAAGTTTTTACTTTCCTTTGGGAGAAAAACCAGATTTTATCAGTTTTGATGTAGGCAATAATTTTTTAAAAACCGTAGTTTTGGAATATCCCCTACCGGAACTAAAAGCCCAGTTAGAATGTGACCCCCATCCAGTTTCTCGTATTTATGCAGCAGAAGCACTAGCCAAAAAAGGTGGTTGGGAAGTTGTACAAGCTTTATCCAACGCCTTACAAAACGATCCCTTTTGGGGTGTGAGAGCAGAAGTTGCCAAAAACCTGGCAGAAGTTAAGCTAGATCAGGTCTTTGATAGTTTAGTTTCCGGGTTGGGAGATACCAGTCCCTTCGTGCGAGTAGCGGTGGTTGAGTCCCTATCTCAAATCAAAACCTATTCTAGTTATCAAGCTGTGAAAGAACTGGTAGAAAAAGGAGACCAAAGCTATTATGTAGAAGCTGCAGCTTGTCAAAGTTTGGGATTAATTAGTGCTACTAACCTAGATGAAAACATTGATGAAGACACTACAATTAATTTATTGGCATCTGTTTTACAATCAAGAGCAGGTTGGAATGAAATAGTTAGAAGTGGTGCAATTGCCGGATTATCACAATTTAAGACATCCGAAGCTGCCTTAAATTTAGTCTTGGAATACAGCAAACTAGGGGTTTCTCAAGCATTGCGATTATCTGCTATTAAAGCTTTGGGTAAAATTTCCCTAGGTCAAAGTCCAACCAATCTAGAACGAATTTTAGGTCAATTAGGAGAAATAGCTAAGGAGACATTCTTTTTAACCCAAATCGCTGTAATCAGCGCTTTAGGAAAAATGGAAACACCAAAAGCAATTGGTATTTTACAAAGTCTAGCTGACCAAACTTCTGATGGAAGAGTCAGACGCTACGCACAGGAAGAAATTCCTAAAGTTCAAAAGCACATTGGACCGGAAAAAAGTCTCCGTCACATGCGTGAAGAATTAGACCAGCTCAAACAACAAAATCAGGAGTTAAAAAGCCGTCTGGAGAATTTAGAAGCCAAATCCAAGACAGTTGGTAAGCAGGAATGA
- a CDS encoding amino acid ABC transporter ATP-binding protein, with the protein MKTPKAVIIAEDVHKWYGKFHVLKGVSLRVDRGQVVVLMGPSGSGKSTFIRTFNALEAYQQGRIIIDGITLSRDLKNIEAIRSETGMVFQQFNLFPHLTVLQNITLAPIWVRKLPKVKAEELAMQLLERVGILAQANKYPGQLSGGQQQRVAIARALAMQPKIMLFDEPTSALDPEMVREVLDVMRNLAREGMTMVVVTHEVGFAREVADRVIFMDEGYLVEDTTPDLFFTAPKEERTRKFLSQIL; encoded by the coding sequence ATGAAAACACCAAAGGCAGTTATTATTGCGGAAGACGTACATAAATGGTATGGTAAATTCCATGTCCTTAAAGGGGTGAGTTTAAGAGTAGATCGAGGACAGGTAGTAGTCTTAATGGGCCCATCAGGGTCAGGAAAGTCAACCTTCATACGTACATTTAACGCACTAGAAGCATATCAACAGGGGAGAATAATTATTGATGGTATTACCTTGAGTAGGGATTTAAAAAATATTGAGGCCATCCGCTCAGAAACAGGAATGGTATTTCAACAGTTTAACTTATTTCCCCATTTAACCGTCTTACAAAACATCACACTAGCACCCATTTGGGTGCGTAAATTGCCAAAAGTTAAAGCAGAAGAATTGGCAATGCAGCTGTTAGAAAGAGTAGGAATTTTAGCTCAAGCTAATAAATATCCAGGACAATTATCTGGGGGACAACAACAACGGGTAGCCATAGCGCGTGCGTTAGCCATGCAACCGAAAATTATGTTATTTGATGAACCGACATCCGCCCTGGATCCAGAAATGGTGCGGGAGGTTTTAGATGTGATGCGGAATCTTGCCCGGGAGGGAATGACCATGGTAGTGGTGACCCATGAAGTTGGTTTTGCCAGGGAAGTTGCTGACAGGGTGATTTTTATGGATGAAGGTTATTTGGTGGAAGACACAACTCCGGATTTGTTTTTTACTGCACCCAAAGAGGAAAGAACGCGAAAGTTTTTATCACAAATTCTTTAG
- a CDS encoding alkaline phosphatase, translating into MAGNHVIFIHPDGTSPSHFAFARFVDKGPDGRLNWDNLEKTGVYLGHMEDQLGGTSNSGAVTHATGAKAYAESFGFEAGNTPIVSLDGSNKTIVEAARDAGKVTALVQSGAIYEPGTAAFVAKTKEIVNPDGSRIVPRAQAAEIAKQVIDSGVDFIMGGGELNLLPVGTNGFHGTAAQLDAVSTNSLQRPTENLIEKAKTLGYTVVYNKDQLNALLTQPTPPTKVLGVFAIVHTFNDRPEEVLAGQNLPLYSPTAPTIGEMLDVTQKLMERHPNFSKGSITILEEEGTDNFGNNNNASGTLEALRRTDAAIGVAMDFVKKYENTLIITAADSDAGGLQIRDPLGTGNVGTINNNPTTVSRNVPTDGQTGVASPPFVSAPDADGDRFNFGVAWAGLPDFSGSIISKAHGLNADRLPPTLDNTKIYELMYETLFEKELTARNPADNNLAAPAATKPTGNVIFIHPDGTSPSHFMALRNVDLGPDGRLNWDKMSHAGVYLGHMENQLTGTSNAGAVTHANGVKVFNESFGLNEDNSIVTPASGKVGYTILEEAIASGKATALIQSGHIGEPGTAAFAAATTNRDGNNIRARDKTAEIAEQVIRSGTQIIMAGGEVYLLPKGTTGFHVTAAIDAEYTDAADRPAINLIDLAKSLGYTVVYTEEEMNAAVANATANTKLLGVFAANHTFDDRREESLGLNTNSPLPLYVSTAPTVAEMLTASLKILRQDPQGFFVVIEEEGTDNFANNNNAVGTIEALRRTDAAIGVAMNYVKQDPNTLVITAADSDAGGMQVFQFAPYNRPSGNFDANKPNLANSQPEVPFIGVNPTTTNNNRAFLDGPKGSTGTAAEPWIPFAAKNSIDGPMGNFGIAWVGTPDFPGSIVSKAYGMNADKLPGTVDNTQIYDLMYQTLFGVTPEFAATQQEVKLVSGTSGNDELVAGANSSPRSFDGINDLVFTGAGADTVDASTAASAIAGNNSVFTGSGGDEIYLNNSDRIFGGSGNDIFYATDASGYRISGGTGNDTFHLGANGRGLGGDGDDRFFVGEGGGNVISGGAGVDQFWILTDDPTLLKTPNTIVDYTIGTDVIGISNQFADSVSDLTFSGSNISINGVLVATLNGVNAASATFVFASPNI; encoded by the coding sequence ATGGCTGGAAACCACGTTATTTTCATTCACCCGGATGGAACTAGTCCTTCTCACTTCGCTTTTGCTCGCTTTGTAGACAAAGGTCCTGATGGAAGATTAAACTGGGACAACCTAGAAAAGACCGGAGTATATCTTGGTCACATGGAAGATCAACTGGGTGGAACCTCCAATTCAGGAGCAGTCACCCATGCAACAGGAGCCAAGGCCTATGCAGAGTCCTTTGGTTTTGAAGCGGGAAACACTCCGATTGTTTCTCTGGATGGTAGTAATAAAACCATTGTAGAAGCAGCTCGGGATGCTGGTAAGGTAACTGCTCTAGTTCAATCTGGTGCCATTTATGAACCGGGAACTGCGGCCTTTGTCGCCAAAACAAAGGAAATTGTTAATCCTGATGGTTCCCGCATAGTACCCCGGGCTCAAGCTGCAGAAATCGCTAAACAGGTAATTGACTCCGGTGTGGATTTCATTATGGGTGGTGGGGAATTAAACCTATTACCCGTGGGAACCAATGGATTTCATGGTACTGCGGCACAGCTTGATGCTGTAAGTACAAATTCTTTACAGCGCCCCACGGAAAACCTGATAGAGAAAGCTAAAACTCTGGGCTATACGGTTGTTTACAACAAAGACCAACTTAACGCTTTACTTACTCAACCCACACCCCCGACTAAGGTATTAGGTGTTTTCGCAATCGTTCACACTTTCAATGACCGACCTGAAGAAGTATTAGCAGGACAGAACCTCCCCTTATATTCACCAACAGCTCCTACCATTGGGGAGATGTTGGATGTAACCCAAAAGTTGATGGAACGTCATCCCAACTTCAGTAAGGGATCCATTACCATTCTGGAAGAGGAAGGAACAGACAACTTTGGTAATAATAACAATGCTTCTGGAACCCTGGAAGCTCTGCGTCGTACTGATGCGGCTATTGGGGTGGCTATGGACTTTGTTAAAAAGTATGAAAATACGCTGATTATTACCGCTGCAGATAGTGATGCCGGTGGTCTGCAAATCCGTGATCCTCTGGGAACTGGTAATGTGGGTACTATTAACAATAACCCCACCACTGTATCACGAAATGTGCCAACGGATGGTCAAACAGGAGTAGCTAGTCCTCCATTTGTGTCCGCTCCTGATGCTGATGGTGATCGTTTTAACTTTGGTGTGGCCTGGGCGGGTCTTCCTGACTTTAGTGGTTCCATTATCTCCAAAGCCCATGGTCTAAATGCAGATAGGTTACCGCCCACTTTAGATAACACCAAAATCTATGAGTTGATGTACGAGACCTTGTTTGAAAAAGAACTGACGGCTCGTAATCCTGCTGATAATAACTTGGCCGCTCCTGCTGCTACAAAACCAACGGGGAATGTGATATTTATTCATCCGGATGGTACTAGCCCTTCTCACTTCATGGCCCTGCGAAACGTTGATTTGGGACCAGATGGCAGACTCAACTGGGATAAAATGTCCCACGCTGGAGTTTACCTCGGTCACATGGAAAACCAACTCACGGGAACCTCTAATGCAGGAGCTGTTACCCATGCTAATGGTGTCAAGGTGTTTAATGAGTCCTTTGGACTAAATGAAGATAATTCCATTGTTACCCCGGCTTCTGGTAAAGTTGGCTACACCATCCTAGAAGAGGCGATCGCCTCTGGTAAAGCAACAGCCCTCATTCAGTCTGGTCACATTGGTGAGCCTGGAACTGCGGCTTTTGCAGCTGCTACAACCAACCGAGATGGGAACAATATTCGCGCTCGGGATAAAACAGCGGAAATTGCGGAGCAGGTGATTCGCTCTGGTACTCAAATAATCATGGCTGGGGGCGAGGTTTATTTATTACCCAAGGGTACTACTGGTTTCCATGTTACTGCTGCCATTGATGCGGAATACACTGATGCAGCTGATCGTCCAGCAATTAACCTAATCGACCTAGCTAAATCCCTCGGCTACACCGTGGTTTACACGGAGGAGGAAATGAATGCAGCAGTTGCTAATGCTACTGCTAACACCAAGCTCCTAGGGGTTTTTGCCGCCAACCACACCTTTGATGATCGTCGGGAAGAGTCTCTAGGACTGAACACCAACAGTCCTTTACCTCTGTATGTGAGTACAGCTCCCACAGTGGCGGAAATGTTAACAGCATCATTAAAAATTCTTCGTCAAGACCCCCAGGGATTCTTTGTGGTCATAGAAGAGGAAGGAACTGATAACTTTGCCAATAATAACAACGCGGTAGGAACCATAGAAGCTCTACGCCGAACTGATGCGGCTATAGGCGTAGCTATGAACTATGTTAAACAAGACCCTAATACTCTGGTAATAACAGCAGCAGACAGTGATGCTGGTGGGATGCAGGTGTTTCAATTTGCTCCTTACAACCGTCCCAGTGGTAACTTTGATGCTAATAAACCGAATTTAGCTAATAGCCAACCTGAAGTACCATTCATTGGAGTTAACCCGACAACTACCAACAATAACCGGGCATTTTTGGATGGTCCCAAAGGTAGTACTGGTACTGCTGCGGAACCCTGGATTCCCTTTGCTGCTAAGAATAGTATTGATGGACCCATGGGTAATTTTGGGATTGCTTGGGTGGGAACTCCTGATTTTCCTGGTAGTATTGTTTCCAAGGCCTACGGAATGAATGCTGATAAGCTACCCGGTACTGTAGATAATACTCAAATTTATGATCTAATGTATCAAACTCTGTTCGGTGTAACACCAGAATTTGCTGCTACCCAACAGGAAGTAAAATTAGTTTCTGGTACTTCAGGTAATGATGAATTGGTTGCGGGTGCTAACTCCAGTCCTAGGTCCTTTGACGGTATTAATGACCTGGTATTTACTGGTGCGGGCGCTGATACGGTGGATGCTTCTACCGCAGCTTCTGCTATTGCCGGAAATAATAGCGTCTTTACCGGTAGTGGTGGAGATGAAATATATCTCAACAATAGCGATCGCATTTTTGGCGGTAGTGGTAATGATATATTTTATGCCACAGATGCCAGTGGCTACCGTATATCCGGTGGTACTGGGAATGACACATTCCACCTAGGTGCTAATGGTCGTGGTTTAGGTGGTGATGGTGATGACCGGTTCTTTGTGGGTGAAGGTGGAGGTAATGTAATCTCCGGTGGTGCTGGTGTAGATCAGTTTTGGATTCTCACAGATGACCCCACTCTGTTGAAAACTCCCAATACAATTGTTGACTACACAATTGGTACTGACGTAATTGGCATTAGTAACCAGTTTGCCGACTCTGTAAGCGACTTGACCTTTAGTGGTAGTAATATCAGCATCAACGGTGTGTTAGTTGCTACTTTAAATGGTGTAAATGCTGCAAGTGCAACTTTCGTTTTTGCTAGTCCTAACATTTAA
- a CDS encoding amino acid ABC transporter permease, producing MDQLIWLRKNLFNNWYNGVLTIVCVIALFFLGKGILFWIFNQAKWQVVKANIHLFLVGRFPRALYWRIWLALAINSIIGLITWHGLMQKYHLPKNQLLQKAYQLIRPLLAPIWLLTFIITIWLLGGGFGLQSVPTNLWNGLLLTLLMAFVSIALSFPLGVLLALGRNSELPVIRWFSILYIELVRGLPLIGILFIAQVMLPLFLPADWRLDRLVRGVAGLVLFSAAYMAENVRGGLQSIPRGQFEAARALGLNTFLLLILVILPQALRVVIPTIVGQFIGLFKDTSLLSLVGLVELTGIARSILAQPQFLGTYMEVYIFIGAVYWLFCYSMSLAARRLET from the coding sequence ATGGATCAGCTAATTTGGCTTAGAAAAAATCTATTTAATAACTGGTACAATGGGGTATTAACTATAGTTTGTGTAATTGCTTTATTTTTCCTAGGTAAAGGCATATTATTTTGGATATTTAATCAAGCCAAATGGCAAGTTGTCAAGGCAAATATCCATTTATTTCTGGTTGGGAGATTCCCCCGGGCTTTATATTGGCGAATCTGGCTAGCTTTGGCAATCAATTCTATTATAGGGTTGATAACTTGGCATGGGTTGATGCAAAAATACCATTTGCCTAAAAACCAATTACTTCAAAAAGCTTATCAGTTAATTAGACCTCTGTTAGCACCTATATGGTTATTAACTTTTATCATTACTATTTGGTTACTTGGTGGCGGTTTTGGGTTACAATCTGTTCCTACAAATCTCTGGAATGGACTTTTATTAACCTTGTTAATGGCATTCGTTAGTATAGCACTTTCCTTTCCTCTGGGTGTACTATTAGCATTGGGAAGAAACAGTGAATTGCCTGTAATTCGCTGGTTTTCTATTCTCTACATTGAGCTAGTTAGAGGTTTACCGCTCATAGGAATTTTGTTTATTGCCCAGGTGATGTTACCTCTATTTCTACCCGCCGACTGGCGTTTAGATAGATTAGTCAGGGGTGTTGCGGGGCTAGTTTTATTTAGTGCTGCTTATATGGCTGAAAATGTGCGCGGGGGACTGCAATCCATACCCAGAGGACAATTTGAAGCAGCAAGAGCATTGGGTTTAAATACCTTTTTACTCCTGATACTGGTTATATTACCTCAAGCTTTACGAGTGGTAATCCCTACAATTGTAGGACAGTTTATTGGTTTATTCAAGGATACCTCATTACTGTCCCTAGTGGGTTTAGTGGAATTAACCGGAATTGCCCGCTCTATTTTAGCACAACCACAATTTCTGGGTACATACATGGAGGTTTATATATTTATTGGCGCAGTGTATTGGCTATTTTGTTATTCCATGTCCCTAGCTGCACGTAGGTTAGAAACCTAG
- a CDS encoding amino acid ABC transporter permease, translated as MTNSQPPIWRNYRFWQVAIQVLAIILAFGVVNILWNNASHNLRQLGISLGWDFLGQQASFDIGETLVKYHPTDSYGRALAVGLVNSLRVATLGILFATVVGITAGIGRLSDNWLVRNISLVYVEIFRNTPLLLQLLFWYFGVFLSLPKPENKISLFGLGYLSRNGIDLPALTYEGVNLTPEFCTLLLGLTFYTGAFIAEIVRAGIKSVSQGQREAGLSLGLRPGLLMRLIIFPQALKLIVPPLTSQYLNLMKNSSLAIAIGYPDIYFVASTTFNQTGKAVEVMILLMITYLTLSLTISILMNIVNRTVQIKER; from the coding sequence ATGACTAATTCCCAACCACCAATATGGCGTAATTATCGTTTTTGGCAAGTTGCCATACAGGTTTTAGCCATAATTCTAGCTTTTGGTGTAGTGAATATCCTGTGGAACAATGCCAGCCATAATTTACGACAGTTGGGTATTAGTTTGGGGTGGGATTTTCTTGGGCAACAAGCATCTTTTGACATTGGCGAAACCCTAGTTAAGTATCATCCCACAGACTCCTATGGGCGAGCTTTAGCTGTGGGACTAGTTAATTCCTTGCGAGTAGCAACTTTAGGAATTTTGTTCGCTACGGTTGTGGGAATAACTGCTGGTATAGGGCGTTTATCTGATAATTGGTTAGTAAGAAATATCAGTTTAGTTTACGTGGAGATTTTTAGAAACACCCCTTTATTATTGCAGTTGTTATTTTGGTATTTTGGAGTTTTTCTATCTCTACCAAAACCAGAAAATAAAATTTCTCTTTTTGGTTTAGGTTACCTGAGTCGAAATGGCATAGATTTACCCGCCCTCACCTATGAGGGAGTTAACCTAACTCCAGAATTTTGTACCCTGTTATTAGGTCTGACATTTTACACCGGTGCTTTTATTGCAGAAATTGTCAGAGCGGGTATAAAGTCAGTCTCCCAGGGACAGCGGGAAGCGGGATTATCTCTAGGGTTAAGACCTGGTTTGTTAATGAGGTTGATAATCTTTCCCCAGGCTTTAAAGCTGATTGTTCCCCCACTTACCAGTCAATATTTGAATTTGATGAAAAATTCTAGTTTAGCCATCGCTATTGGTTATCCAGATATTTATTTTGTCGCTTCTACCACCTTTAACCAAACAGGAAAAGCTGTGGAAGTCATGATTTTATTGATGATCACCTATTTAACTTTAAGCTTAACTATTTCTATATTAATGAATATAGTCAATCGCACTGTTCAAATTAAAGAAAGATAA
- a CDS encoding amino acid ABC transporter substrate-binding protein: MAKSSLFLVVAPLIFALLGCNSSPSSSTPTETVQPRNTTGKVKTNLRLVCGVSGELPGFSFVQTDGKYAGIDVDVCRAVAAALFDNPDKVEFRNLSAKERFTALQTGEIDLLSRNTTWTFSRDTSIGIYFSPVVLYDGQGIMVRKNSGINSLADLKNKAICTQTGTTTEQNLADQMRKRGISYKPVVFEEINVTFATYSEGRCDAITADRSALISRRTTLPKPEDNIILNELLSSEPLAPAVAQGDPQWHNIVKWSVYALIKAEELGINSQNISQFANSKDPEIKRFLGTEGNLGQGIGLTNDFAARIIKHVGNYGEIYDRNLGSKTKLNLPRGQNELYSKGGLLYSPPFR, encoded by the coding sequence ATGGCAAAATCATCTTTGTTTTTAGTAGTTGCTCCTCTTATTTTTGCCCTTTTAGGTTGCAATAGCAGTCCTAGTAGCAGCACGCCTACAGAAACAGTACAACCACGCAATACCACTGGTAAAGTTAAAACCAATCTCCGTTTAGTTTGTGGTGTTAGTGGTGAGCTACCTGGATTCAGCTTTGTGCAAACTGATGGTAAATACGCTGGTATTGACGTAGATGTTTGTCGCGCTGTTGCAGCTGCCCTATTTGACAATCCGGACAAAGTAGAGTTTCGTAATCTTAGTGCCAAAGAAAGATTTACTGCTTTACAAACTGGTGAAATAGACTTACTCAGTCGCAACACCACATGGACTTTTAGTCGTGACACCTCTATTGGTATATACTTCTCACCTGTGGTACTATACGATGGTCAGGGGATTATGGTCCGTAAAAATAGTGGGATTAATTCCTTAGCTGATTTAAAAAATAAGGCCATCTGCACCCAAACAGGTACAACCACGGAACAAAATTTAGCTGACCAAATGCGGAAGCGGGGTATTAGTTATAAACCCGTAGTTTTTGAAGAAATTAACGTTACCTTTGCCACCTATTCGGAAGGTCGTTGTGATGCCATAACAGCTGATCGTTCAGCCTTAATTTCCCGACGTACTACCTTACCCAAACCTGAGGATAATATTATTCTGAATGAATTACTTTCTTCAGAACCTTTAGCTCCTGCAGTTGCTCAGGGAGACCCCCAATGGCATAACATTGTTAAATGGAGTGTTTACGCTCTAATCAAGGCTGAAGAGTTAGGCATTAACTCTCAAAATATATCCCAATTTGCTAATAGTAAGGATCCGGAAATTAAACGTTTTTTAGGCACAGAAGGTAACCTAGGTCAAGGTATAGGTTTAACCAATGATTTTGCCGCTCGAATAATTAAGCATGTTGGTAACTACGGGGAAATTTACGATCGCAATTTAGGGTCTAAAACCAAACTGAATCTCCCTCGTGGACAAAATGAACTTTATAGCAAAGGTGGCTTACTCTATTCTCCACCATTTCGTTAG
- a CDS encoding DUF3318 domain-containing protein codes for MTSYTTSSAKAEMSELRRLKSLLPPELQSWVIVEGTTEVTPPLIRSEEIGKDQVEIQIDLIKWDALAMDQRNLLFWHEVGRIQNDTIPKDGWEMAALAIGLGGAVGELWVQDGLLLVLALALCGVSGWRLYQKNNGAKQIKELIDADEKAITLATRFGYTLPNAYKSLGSALKTLIDTTPSKRQRSRYEARLSALKRSANKAKSRSSNSNNVVDENY; via the coding sequence ATGACATCATACACAACTTCCTCTGCTAAGGCAGAAATGAGCGAACTTAGACGATTAAAGAGTCTACTTCCACCAGAATTACAAAGTTGGGTAATTGTGGAAGGAACAACAGAGGTCACTCCTCCTTTGATTCGTTCTGAAGAAATTGGTAAAGACCAAGTGGAGATTCAAATTGATTTAATTAAGTGGGATGCCTTAGCTATGGACCAGCGTAACCTCCTGTTTTGGCATGAGGTGGGACGTATTCAAAATGATACTATTCCTAAAGATGGTTGGGAAATGGCTGCGTTGGCTATTGGTTTAGGTGGTGCTGTAGGTGAATTGTGGGTGCAGGATGGATTATTATTAGTTTTAGCTTTAGCTCTTTGTGGAGTTTCTGGCTGGCGACTATATCAAAAAAATAATGGCGCAAAGCAAATAAAAGAGTTAATTGATGCTGATGAAAAAGCAATTACTTTAGCTACGCGATTTGGTTATACTTTACCCAATGCCTATAAAAGTTTAGGTAGTGCTCTTAAAACCTTAATTGATACTACCCCGAGTAAGCGTCAGCGTTCCCGTTACGAAGCTAGGCTTTCTGCTCTCAAACGTAGTGCTAATAAAGCTAAATCTAGATCTAGCAATTCTAACAATGTAGTAGATGAAAACTACTAA